The genomic DNA CGGTCTTTCCTCAACTTTCCTGCATGGAATTGACTTCGCTGACGATTGACCcaacgtccaagatttttgTCTTCGCCAGCAAACCGGCCATTTGATCGGTTCTTTATCTGATAATTCGTCGGGACGTTGCCATCCCATTTCTTCCCCTTCGCCGCTTGTTCTTTGATATAAAGTCGTAATTCTTCCAGCATTTCGTTCCAAGAGTTGGAAGTTAGCACACTCCATTTTAAACCTGCATCCAGAAGTCGTTGCTCGCGTTCACCTTTTAACGTTCCCTTGCTTTTGGCTGAACGCTGATTGTTAACCCAGCGACCCAACGCTTTGCCATCGATTGACTTGTAACTCGTGGGTACGTTGCCATCCCATTGCCACTGATCAACCTCGGTCTGAGAAAATCCTTTcgtctcttcctttttgcaTTGGTCAACGTACTCAACAAGGCATTCAAACATGCTTTCCCACTTTTGACTTGCTTGTCCTTTAGCAGCTTTGCTGGCTGCCGTGCTCCCTGAGAGCACCAAGTCCGGTACCAGCGGCAGATTGTCAGACATGGTCATCGACTTATTTGAAGCCTTCGGTGTGTGAGTTCCTCCGGGCGAAGCCGACCGTATCTGTGCCGGCTCAGGAGAATTGCGTTTGACACGCTTTTTGAAAGGCCCCGTCTTCTCTTTGTTCGCTTTATTCTCAGCTTTGCTTCTTGCGGTCGGTGGAATGTACCCAGCTTTCTTCCGAGCGCGTTCTTGAATACGCTTGATCTCATCATCTGTCAGAGAAGACCCGACCAACGAAGCATTTAGGTGAGCCCGCTCGTCGGAATTCAAGGAGAGATCGCTGTCGTCACGAGCTCGTTGCAACGGCAGCTGTCGTCGACTCGCATGCCTTTGGCGTTCTTTTGATATTGAACTACTTGAAGGATCGATAGCTGCAACTCCGGACAAGTCAGCGGCTTCTCCCGCATCGACCGCAGCCGCAACAGCTTCGTAATCGACCGAAATTCTTCCGGACGAAGTCGACCAGGATCTTGGACGGCCTTTGTGCCGCCCGTTATCGGACATGGCGCCTATCATAGGGGACGCATCGCTATCGGCATCACTGTCCATGCCCAACTCTCGTCGAAGCGCATCCAATGCATGTGGACCGGCTGAGTTCGCGACCGTCTCCACAGCACCCGCCAATGCTTCGAGCTGATCTCCCATTGTAGCCATCGCCGCTGATACAAAAGCTTGCATGTCCCCTGATACCTCAATGCCGTCGAACAAAAGGCCCGAGAGCGAGACTTCCGACAACGACGCCACAGAGTTAAACCGTTCCCGTCCCAAAGAAATACGATTCGGAATTGCGTCTGGTGCCTCGTGCAAATCGTTGATAGAGTCTAATCCTGCGGCGGCATCCATAACATCGTCTGCCAAGTCCGCGTGCTGGAGAGCTGAGTGTGCCAAAGCAGCAGCTGTGGAGTCTGAACAGCCCCCACCAGCCAACGGGGCACTCAAATCAGACATGGCGCCCCAAGACTCTAAACGATGTCTTCCCGTCGGGTGTGAGGTATCTGAATGGCTCCCGAAATTTCCCGAGCTAAAATTTCCTTCCTGCGAGGGATTGGGAAAGGCTTCTAGCAGGATGCGTTGCCCCGAACTTGCAAACGTTGAACTGCTTCGACTATCTTCATCTTCTAGATCATTTTTTGATGCCACCGCAGCTGTATCACCATTTGCGCCACTGAGTGCCTTGAGATGGTCCATAGCACTAATTGCCGTCGGATGGACGCCTGTTAGCACACTTGGGGTATCTGTATTGGTAGTGTTGAATGACGGGTGTCTAAGATTGGAAACTGGTTCTGGCGGGGGGAACGGTAGCAACTCGTCCAGTTTCAAAGAGGAATCGTAGCTATCTTTGCGAGGCACTCCCTCGAAACTAGGAATGGTAATGTCTTGCGACCACTTTCGTTCGTTGAAGCCTGTCACGAATTGTACTGATAAATCGTGAGACATTTTGCGTCCCGGTATCGACGACGATACACCGTTAAGGAGAACAGATTCGGTAAAATCATGAGAAGCCTTTCGTTTCTGTTCCGCCGCCGAATCTATTGAAGGCGTAGACGATTTTTCCTGTGCtccttttcgtttttgcGATTTGACGTCCTCTTTAAACTGTACCGATGCATCGTGAGATCCCTTCCGTTCTGCGGGCACTTTGGTGTCCTTGTCAAACTTGACGGTATTCGAATCGTGCGATCCTTTTCGCTTTCGTGCTTTGTGATCTGTTTCGAAAGGCATCTCAGAGCAACCAGAGCCTCTTTGCGATGATTGTTTACAATCGTTAGAATCATGAAGTGCTGGAAGCGGTACTTGAAGATGATTCCGAAGTGAAGAGGATGACTCTTGCGACCCTTTCCGTTTCGATTGACTGTGGATGCCTTGTGGATTGGAGTCATGTGATCCCTTTCGCTTTTTGCTCGGCAGCCGGTTTTCACTAATTTTCAGAGGCTTTGCATGATTGCTTGACTCATGAAGGCCTTCAGGAGACCGAGGAGTAGCAGATTCTGCTTTTGATTTTTCCGATGATCCGCTTGCCATTGCGGCAGTTGTATCGGAAGGATTGTTCCTTTGCGACAACGATGGCAATGCTTCGTTCGCATCACTACTTTCGCCTTCCACACTGCTCTTACTAGCGTTTGAACCTCTTCGCTTCTTGGCGGGTAAAGAAGACATTGCCGTCAACATAGACGCCATGTTAGGATGTATTCTACATACATCGACGACAGAACAAGTGCCGTGGAAGGCAATTCGCCTTGGTTGTCATTTCGTGCCCGTTTCTGTACAGTTGGTGTCGGTGCTGTGTTGCGTATTCCCACCGGTGCGTCTGTTTCCACCCGTCTCTGTCCCAACCATGGCAGTCGTCGTCTCCTTGGTTGGCTGTCAGTCAATGGCGGAATCTAGAATGTTTCGAATTTTTGATAGTTGGACTTTACACTCACAGACTACACAACACGGTTGCGTTTTTCCATCGAAGGACGAACACCCGAAACAAAATGGCGCGTAGCCCTGCCTACTCGGGATTTCTCGAATTCAAAAACCGGCCCTTGTCAATCTCAACCCAACCAAACGCTCACTGCCAGTCGCATACGGCGCCATTGTTGTATCTCTAGCCAACCGCCATGGCGAGAAAGCGAGCTACAGTCTTGACGACGCTTACACCTCGGCCTCGCACTGCTTCAGGAATTTGGGAGAAAGAAACGGGACAGAAGGGCGAAGAAGTAGTTCCTGTGACGCAAAaagacgatggagatcaTGATCCTTTACgcactgtcacagtcaatacgtCGGCCACCGCTGGGCGAACCACCAACTCTACCGTACTTCGTCAAAGTCCCTGTGCTCCCACGTTGGGCGCACTGCCACCCAGTCTAGCTTGTACGCCTACAGTAACTCAAGACTGGAATTCTGTTTCGGTATACAATTCGACTTTGCCGAAATCTTCCGTTGCCCGCAAAGAATTCTTGGCGCAAAGATCCTTAGTGACCGTCACTCCCCGTCTACGCAGCACCATCAATCAAAAACGACCACTGGAGAAAATCACCAGAAGCACTTTGGACTCcattccaccaccaccgaaGATGTCTGAGAAAGAGAAACAGAAAGGAAAACAATCTGGGTTCCAAATACGGAATGAAACCACACGTGCCAGAGAAGATGACAAACATTACCCAGCATGGGAAGCCCTCCTTTCCAAAAGACAACACTGCAGTCCACAAGCGCAGTCACAGAGCTCTGCTTTTCTGTctcagcagcaacagcgtCGGGAAGCCGATAAAAAGGTTCTCAAACGTATTGCCAGTATCGTTCAAGAACTGTCACAGACTGATCCATTTGACACTTCACCAACAAAAGTTGCCACTGTCGTCCAGCAGCTTGCTCTTTTACGGAAATTGGCCGACCAGGATGAGAACTACCAACGTAAGTATAAGTATTGCAATCCGACAACTTTGCAACGCGTGGTGCTCCTCACATCAGGAAGGTGATTGTGATTGACTTGATGCTATTTCAGGGAACTGTGACTACATGGCTCGTTGCGGCGGCCTGTCTATGCTTGTAACTTTGCTGCGGAAAAGTCATCAGGTGTCGGGGTGCGACGTCATCGTTGCATCTTTATTACAGTGTATATGGGCTCTTGcctcggacgacgactcAAATTGTGGAGTCTTTCGTATTCTTGGCGTTATTTCCGCAGTAGTCGAAACAATGTGGATTTATGCCTCCAACGCCTCTGTCTTAATCAATGCGTGTGGGACTCTCGACGCTCTACTGGTGGATGGGGACACAGACGCATACCAGGAATACATCCATGCCCGAGGCGTGGAAATTGTAGTGCTCTCCCTCAATCGACTGGCATCGGAAGACAGCCAGTCGTGTCGTTTGACCAAATGGGGGGCCTCTCTGTTGCGCCGCCTGCTAGGAAGCGCTACCGTAGTAGACACGGCTACGGTCGAAGTCGTGCATGTTGTACTGCAGCGCTTGTCACGAGGAGAGAAACCCAAAACCTGGGTGGAACGACGTCTCGGCTCGCGCGAGCATAAGTAACGCACGCGGTGGTCTACACTATGGCGCGTATCGCATATCGTAAATCAAATATAACGCTGTATGTTTTCGGCCCAGAACGGGATAGCAAAAGCATTATCTATGGGAACCAGCACGTGCATGCTTACTTCGAATGATGAAATCTTGGTAGAGTTCTGGGTGCATTACAATATTGGTAATGTCTTTTCCATCTTGTTCCAACGTCTGGCAAGCTTGGGCAATGTGCGCGGGCAAAAAGTAATCGTACGTCTG from Phaeodactylum tricornutum CCAP 1055/1 chromosome 22, whole genome shotgun sequence includes the following:
- a CDS encoding predicted protein, which encodes MARKRATVLTTLTPRPRTASGIWEKETGQKGEEVVPVTQKDDGDHDPLRTVTVNTSATAGRTTNSTVLRQSPCAPTLGALPPSLACTPTVTQDWNSVSVYNSTLPKSSVARKEFLAQRSLVTVTPRLRSTINQKRPLEKITRSTLDSIPPPPKMSEKEKQKGKQSGFQIRNETTRAREDDKHYPAWEALLSKRQHCSPQAQSQSSAFLSQQQQRREADKKVLKRIASIVQELSQTDPFDTSPTKVATVVQQLALLRKLADQDENYQRNCDYMARCGGLSMLVTLLRKSHQVSGCDVIVASLLQCIWALASDDDSNCGVFRILGVISAVVETMWIYASNASVLINACGTLDALLVDGDTDAYQEYIHARGVEIVVLSLNRLASEDSQSCRLTKWGASLLRRLLGSATVVDTATVEVVHVVLQRLSRGEKPKTWVERRLGSREHK
- a CDS encoding predicted protein, with amino-acid sequence MASMLTAMSSLPAKKRRGSNASKSSVEGESSDANEALPSLSQRNNPSDTTAAMASGSSEKSKAESATPRSPEGLHESSNHAKPLKISENRLPSKKRKGSHDSNPQGIHSQSKRKGSQESSSSLRNHLQVPLPALHDSNDCKQSSQRGSGCSEMPFETDHKARKRKGSHDSNTVKFDKDTKVPAERKGSHDASVQFKEDVKSQKRKGAQEKSSTPSIDSAAEQKRKASHDFTESVLLNGVSSSIPGRKMSHDLSVQFVTGFNERKWSQDITIPSFEGVPRKDSYDSSLKLDELLPFPPPEPVSNLRHPSFNTTNTDTPSVLTGVHPTAISAMDHLKALSGANGDTAAVASKNDLEDEDSRSSSTFASSGQRILLEAFPNPSQEGNFSSGNFGSHSDTSHPTGRHRLESWGAMSDLSAPLAGGGCSDSTAAALAHSALQHADLADDVMDAAAGLDSINDLHEAPDAIPNRISLGRERFNSVASLSEVSLSGLLFDGIEVSGDMQAFVSAAMATMGDQLEALAGAVETVANSAGPHALDALRRELGMDSDADSDASPMIGAMSDNGRHKGRPRSWSTSSGRISVDYEAVAAAVDAGEAADLSGVAAIDPSSSSISKERQRHASRRQLPLQRARDDSDLSLNSDERAHLNASLVGSSLTDDEIKRIQERARKKAGYIPPTARSKAENKANKEKTGPFKKRVKRNSPEPAQIRSASPGGTHTPKASNKSMTMSDNLPLVPDLVLSGSTAASKAAKGQASQKWESMFECLVEYVDQCKKEETKGFSQTEVDQWQWDGNVPTSYKSIDGKALGRWVNNQRSAKSKGTLKGEREQRLLDAGLKWSVLTSNSWNEMLEELRLYIKEQAAKGKKWDGNVPTNYQIKNRSNGRFAGEDKNLGRWVNRQRSQFHAGKLRKDRQLDLEKVGLKWSMLATNSWDSMYETLCEYVDQRKKEGGGWDGNVPANYRTNDYPPRALGRWINRQRSAFAKDKLKSEYVEKLSETGLKWSVHERTCSEKDDMDGEDHEASSQPSVKPETVTSTKSNEMAVETIKV